The following are from one region of the Anabas testudineus chromosome 2, fAnaTes1.2, whole genome shotgun sequence genome:
- the actr3b gene encoding actin-related protein 3B isoform X1: MSLRLPPCVIDCGTGYTKIGYAGNTEPQFIMPSCIAIKESASVGEQAQRRLVRGVDDLDFYIGDEAIDKPNYATKWPIRHGMVEDWDLMEKFMEQVIFKYLRAEPEDHSFLMTEPPLNTPENREYLAEIMFETFNVPGLYIAVQAVLALAASWTSRQVGQRTLTGIVIDSGDGVTHAIPVAEGYVIGSCIKHIPIAGRDITFFIQQLLRDREVGIPPEQSLETAKAVKERYCYICPDIVKEFTKYDSDPGKWIKQYRGVNAVSKTTFNIDVGYERFLGPEIFFHPEFANPDFMQPISDVVDEVIQSCPIDVRRPLYKNIVLSGGSTMFRDFGRRLQRDLKRVVDARLRLSEELSGGRIKPKPMEVQVVTHHMQRYAVWFGGSMLASTPEFFQVCHSKKAYDEIGPSICRHNPVFGIMS; encoded by the exons ATGTCCCTACGGCTGCCTCCGTGCGTGATAGACTGCGGGACCGG ataCACAAAGATCGGATATGCTGGAAACACAGAGCCACAGTTCATCATGCCGTCCT GCATCGCCATCAAAGAGTCGGCCAGCGTGGGAGAACAGGCCCAGAGGAGACTCGTACGAGGAGTCGACGACCTGGACTTCTACATCGGAGACGAAGCCATAGACAAACCCAACTATGCAACAAAG TGGCCGATCCGTCATGGGATGGTAGAAGACTGGGACCTGATGGAGAAGTTTATGGAACAGGTCATCTTCAAATACCTTCGAGCTGAACCTGAAGACCACAGCTTCCTCATG accGAGCCTCCTCTCAACACTCCAGAGAACAGAGAGTATCTGGCTGAGATCATGTTCGAGACCTTCAACGTACCTGGACTATACATCGCAGTACAG GCAGTGCTGGCGCTGGCAGCGTCCTGGACGTCTCGGCAGGTGGGACAGAGGACTCTGACCGGCATTGTGATCGACAGTGGAGACGGAGTCACACACGCCATCCCTGTG GCTGAGGGCTACGTAATTGGCAGCTGTATTAAACACATACCCATCGCAGGGCGGGACATCACCTTCTTCATCCAACAGCtgctcagagacagagaggtggggaTTCCTCCAGAGCAGTCTCTGGAAACCGCCAAGGCCGTGAAG GAGCGCTACTGTTACATCTGTCCAGACATTGTGAAAGAGTTTACAAAGTACGACTCTGATCCTGGCAAATGGATCAAACAGTACAGAGGAGTCAATGCTGTCAGTAAAACAACATTCAACATCGACGTGGGCTACGAACGCTTCCTTGGCCCGGAAATCTTCTTCCACCCCGAG TTTGCTAACCCAGACTTCATGCAGCCCATCTCTGATGTAGTTGATGAGGTCATTCAGAGCTGTCCAATCGACGTGAGGAGACCTCTCTACAAG AACATTGTGTTGTCTGGAGGATCAACCATGTTCAGAGACTTTGGACGGCGGCTGCAGAGAGACCTCAAAAGAGTGGTGGACGCCCGACTGAGGCTGAGCGAAGAGCTGAGTGGAGGACGGATAAAG ccaAAGCCCATGGAGGTTCAGGTCGTCACACATCACATGCAGCGTTACGCCGTCTGGTTCGGAGGCTCCATGTTGGCGTCCACG CCTGAGTTTTTCCAGGTGTGTCACTCAAAGAAGGCCTACGATGAGATCGGTCCAAGCATCTGTCGACACAACCCCGTGTTCGGCATCATGTcctga
- the actr3b gene encoding actin-related protein 3B isoform X2, with the protein MPSCIAIKESASVGEQAQRRLVRGVDDLDFYIGDEAIDKPNYATKWPIRHGMVEDWDLMEKFMEQVIFKYLRAEPEDHSFLMTEPPLNTPENREYLAEIMFETFNVPGLYIAVQAVLALAASWTSRQVGQRTLTGIVIDSGDGVTHAIPVAEGYVIGSCIKHIPIAGRDITFFIQQLLRDREVGIPPEQSLETAKAVKERYCYICPDIVKEFTKYDSDPGKWIKQYRGVNAVSKTTFNIDVGYERFLGPEIFFHPEFANPDFMQPISDVVDEVIQSCPIDVRRPLYKNIVLSGGSTMFRDFGRRLQRDLKRVVDARLRLSEELSGGRIKPKPMEVQVVTHHMQRYAVWFGGSMLASTPEFFQVCHSKKAYDEIGPSICRHNPVFGIMS; encoded by the exons ATGCCGTCCT GCATCGCCATCAAAGAGTCGGCCAGCGTGGGAGAACAGGCCCAGAGGAGACTCGTACGAGGAGTCGACGACCTGGACTTCTACATCGGAGACGAAGCCATAGACAAACCCAACTATGCAACAAAG TGGCCGATCCGTCATGGGATGGTAGAAGACTGGGACCTGATGGAGAAGTTTATGGAACAGGTCATCTTCAAATACCTTCGAGCTGAACCTGAAGACCACAGCTTCCTCATG accGAGCCTCCTCTCAACACTCCAGAGAACAGAGAGTATCTGGCTGAGATCATGTTCGAGACCTTCAACGTACCTGGACTATACATCGCAGTACAG GCAGTGCTGGCGCTGGCAGCGTCCTGGACGTCTCGGCAGGTGGGACAGAGGACTCTGACCGGCATTGTGATCGACAGTGGAGACGGAGTCACACACGCCATCCCTGTG GCTGAGGGCTACGTAATTGGCAGCTGTATTAAACACATACCCATCGCAGGGCGGGACATCACCTTCTTCATCCAACAGCtgctcagagacagagaggtggggaTTCCTCCAGAGCAGTCTCTGGAAACCGCCAAGGCCGTGAAG GAGCGCTACTGTTACATCTGTCCAGACATTGTGAAAGAGTTTACAAAGTACGACTCTGATCCTGGCAAATGGATCAAACAGTACAGAGGAGTCAATGCTGTCAGTAAAACAACATTCAACATCGACGTGGGCTACGAACGCTTCCTTGGCCCGGAAATCTTCTTCCACCCCGAG TTTGCTAACCCAGACTTCATGCAGCCCATCTCTGATGTAGTTGATGAGGTCATTCAGAGCTGTCCAATCGACGTGAGGAGACCTCTCTACAAG AACATTGTGTTGTCTGGAGGATCAACCATGTTCAGAGACTTTGGACGGCGGCTGCAGAGAGACCTCAAAAGAGTGGTGGACGCCCGACTGAGGCTGAGCGAAGAGCTGAGTGGAGGACGGATAAAG ccaAAGCCCATGGAGGTTCAGGTCGTCACACATCACATGCAGCGTTACGCCGTCTGGTTCGGAGGCTCCATGTTGGCGTCCACG CCTGAGTTTTTCCAGGTGTGTCACTCAAAGAAGGCCTACGATGAGATCGGTCCAAGCATCTGTCGACACAACCCCGTGTTCGGCATCATGTcctga
- the LOC113163585 gene encoding apoptosis regulator Bcl-2-like, whose amino-acid sequence MAAAYTSRDMVEDYLRYQLLSTGVVWRTPPPQPQRARTSREGDATTDHAHTGIRLPLPRVQVALRCACDELERRYYDNLSAQVLLLLQCRNRSGVERRQNLTRVSDELFRDGVNWGRIVTMMALGGVLSSEVARIGRVGQVDDIARWLEDSLESPRLQRWIADNGGWDAFVELYGDSRPPGSFWSMRTMFGLAVLGAAGITLGALFSQK is encoded by the exons ATGGCCGCCGCCTACACCAGCCGGGACATGGTGGAGGATTATCTCCGCTACCAGCTGCTCAGTACGGGGGTGGTGTGGCGGACTCCGCCACCACAGCCGCAGCGAGCGAGGACGTCACGGGAGGGCGACGCCACCACAGACCACGCCCACACAG GAATCAGGTTGCCTCTTCCCCGGGTGCAAGTGGCCCTGCGGTGTGCCTGTGATGAGTTGGAGCGGCGTTATTATGACAACCTGTCAGCTCaagtgttgttgctgctgcagtgtcGGAACAGAAGCGGTGTGGAGCGACGACAAAACCTGACAAGGGTCAGCGATGAGCTGTTCAGGGACGGGGTGAACTGGGGACGCATTGTGACCATGATGGCGCTGGGAGGGGTTCTGAGCTCTGAGGTAGCCAGAATTGGCAGAGTGGGGCAGGTGGACGACATTGCAAGGTGGTTGGAGGATAGTCTGGAATCACCACGGCTACAGAGGTGGATAGCAGACAATGGAGGATGG GATGCCTTTGTGGAGTTGTACGGTGATTCCAGGCCTCCAGGCAGTTTCTGGTCCATGCGGACGATGTTTGGACTGGCTGTACTGGGAGCAGCTGGCATCACACTGGGGGCCCTGTTCTCCCAGAAATAA